The window aaaataagtataGAAGAATGAATacaaatgagtaaagagaattATGGAAGAGGAAATATTTGTTAATCAACTTGGAAATCAAGGAAGGGGAAAGAAGAGTTGTTATCAATGAGACCATCCAAATCCCAATCTCCAATTTTAGGGTTTTCTGTTTCCCAAGAAGCATTCTCCATGCCAAACATGTTCCCTACTTTGAAGCTTTCTGAATGACACATTGTTTTGCTATTGAAACAGGGATCAAGGACTTCTACGTTTAGGTTGTTGCTTGTGGTACAAGGAATAGCATTTATATTCTCGGACGCTGGAAGAAACCATTCACTTTCTACTGATGCTCTCTTGCTAATCGGATCAAGAATTGCGTTTCCATAATCTCCTAACCCGTTGGCGTTGAACACATTCCCTGTGTTTCCCATTTGTTGATATTGGCTATGATCCGGTACTGATATCAAGGGGTCAAGTTGGTTCAATCCCAGACCACTAACCACGGGTGCAAAATGGAATGAAGAAGAGTCCATACCCATGGTGTTCCCCATTATCATCATGtcatcatgatgatgatgatagctACCCATCATTGAGTTTGACTTGCCTCCCATTTCCACATGCTGATCTCTTAGATCCAAAGAGTTACTATTACTATTGTTAGGTGATGATCCAGAAGAagtattgttgttgttgttcttaaACCTCTTCTTCAATGTGGAGTTCCAAAAGTTTTTGATCTCGTTGTCTGTCCTTCCTGGAAGCCGAGTAGCTATTTGAGACCACCTGAAGAAAACATTTTaggataaaaatataattatgaacAAATATGAGTCTCCTTCTGTTTCAAACATTGCATTTGCTTAcatatgaataaaatataaaataagagttACTTCTTATAAATAATGGCTATAGATAAACAAATAGAAGACTCATTCTAAGACTCGGTTGTTCAAACTCTAATTCATGTGTTTGCATGTGAAAATTATACCTGTTACCAAGAATGGAATGAAAATGGATGATAAGATCTTCTTCTTGAGGGGAGAAGGAACCGCGTTTAAGATCAGGCCTCAAGTAATTGATCCAACGGAGGCGACAACTTTTGCCACAACGTAATAGACCAGCATTCCTAGCAATGTCACTCCAACATCCTTGTCCATTGGTCAACATATACCTTATAAGCCTTTCATCTTCATCAGGAGACCAAAGTCCCTTTCTTAGCTTTGGTTTGTTGTTACTACCACCACACGCATGAGTTGGCTTCTTCTTGTCTCTGATCGTAGTAATGTCCTGATTCCTCATCATCATTTGGATTTTTGGATCCTTTTTGAAGAAGACtacacagagagagagattggaAGAAGATGGATAGGAGGATATGATTTGTGGGGATTGCTTTGGAATGATATGAATATGTGTAA of the Brassica rapa cultivar Chiifu-401-42 chromosome A03, CAAS_Brap_v3.01, whole genome shotgun sequence genome contains:
- the LOC103859261 gene encoding transcription factor MYB83, translating into MMMRNQDITTIRDKKKPTHACGGSNNKPKLRKGLWSPDEDERLIRYMLTNGQGCWSDIARNAGLLRCGKSCRLRWINYLRPDLKRGSFSPQEEDLIIHFHSILGNRWSQIATRLPGRTDNEIKNFWNSTLKKRFKNNNNNTSSGSSPNNSNSNSLDLRDQHVEMGGKSNSMMGSYHHHHDDMMIMGNTMGMDSSSFHFAPVVSGLGLNQLDPLISVPDHSQYQQMGNTGNVFNANGLGDYGNAILDPISKRASVESEWFLPASENINAIPCTTSNNLNVEVLDPCFNSKTMCHSESFKVGNMFGMENASWETENPKIGDWDLDGLIDNNSSFPFLDFQVD